One part of the Raphanus sativus cultivar WK10039 chromosome 7, ASM80110v3, whole genome shotgun sequence genome encodes these proteins:
- the LOC108818477 gene encoding ubiquitin-conjugating enzyme E2 4-like yields the protein MSSPSKRREMDMMKLMMSDYKVETINDGMQEFFVEFNGPKDSLYEGGVWKIRVELPDAYPYKSPSVGFITKIYHPNVDELSGSVCLDVINQTWSPMFDLVNVFETFLPQLLLYPNPSDPLNGEAAALMMRDRPTYELRVKEYCEKYAKAGEGSEDESSDEELSEEEYGSGEDEDDDAIAGQPDP from the exons atgTCTTCGCCGAGCAAACGCAGAGAAATGGATATGATGAAGCT GATGATGAGCGATTATAAAGTGGAGACGATCAACGATGGCATGCAGGAGTTCTTTGTTGAATTCAACGGTCCCAAAGACA GTCTGTATGAAGGAGGAGTGTGGAAGATAAGGGTTGAGCTACCAGATGCTTATCCTTACAAATCTCCTTCCGTTGGTTTCATCACCAAGATTTATCATCCTAACGTTGATGAACT GTCCGGTTCTGTTTGTTTAGATGTGATCAACCAGACTTGGAGTCCTATGTTTG ACCTTGTGAATGTGTTTGAGACATTTCTTCCTCAGCTTCTTTTGTATCCAAACCCATCTGATCCTTTGAATGGGGAAGCTGCTGCTTTGATGATGCGTGACCGTCCTACTTATGAACTACGAGTTAAAG AATACTGTGAGAAGTATGCAAAAGCAGGGGAAGGTTCAGAAGATGAGTCTAGCGATGAAGAATTAAGTGAAGAGGAATATGGTTCCggtgaggatgaagatgatgatgcaatTGCAGGCCAACCAGATCCTTAA